taatgttagTTAAGTCTAGGGTATTTAAGCCCtgcattcttttttttcttcttttttttttaaattttttttaaaataagattcatatttaaaaaaattattatttttacatggGTGTTAGGGCATGTTCAAGGTATCTTATGAAAGAGCATTATGGGTGGTTTTGGGCCGTCTTTGGACCCAAAACAAAAGTACTTAAATCTAAATTCTTCCAACgactttttcttcatatttcaaaagtatagtaaattgaattaattaattgttgtaATGCTACCACAAACTGAATTATTCCGCATGATCCACATAATTTCATTAAGCCTAAGGCACAGCAGACACCCGGTTTTATTCCGAGGCAGCAATATCGATTCgccaaaaattaataaaattgcaACCATATTAAGTTTTTATTAgaagaaatttaattaattgtatAGAGATATTAGGGTATTATGGGCAATAATTATTAATGGATATGCTAATGAAGAAGTTGGGCATAATACTCCTAAGTGGGCCTTACGTACTAATCTGCCCACTTATGCCCATTGACGTTTATAGTTAAACATGATAAAGCAATTAAGCCTGATAATTGAATAAATAAAGGACAAAGAGCCACCATTATAGTGGAACATTAATGCgcacatatattaaatatttaacatttAGATACTCTAATTTATTAATCATTCCAGCGTTATTATACCAATTAAATTTATGCAATGTGAAaaggtaaataatatttatatttataaatttaattaaaaaaatatattacacttACGCAACCTATAACTATATTGGATATCAGTCACGTAAAAATGGATATAAAATGGTTAAGGTGAATCAATATTCCTCTTTGAAGTAACATACCGGAGAATGATACCCAGCTCGAAAATTTTGGAAGAGGCCAAGCGTCAAGCGTGTGGTGGGGGACCACGTTAAAGTCGGTCATGGAGGAAGTTGGGATTACGGCCCACCGGCGCCTGGGAAACACACCGAGCGGCGCAAACGTACGTGGCACTGTCGGGCTCTGCATATACTGGAACAAAGTGTGTCATTGCATGCCTCACGACctgcaatatattattattattattattattattttttgtctctGTCATGAATCTTCAGCTGGTGATCAGAACGTAGGAATTGGGTCAGTTTAGTGCATCGAAAACGCGAGATGCCAAagttgtaaagttatttttgatTGAAAGTAGATCTATTCCACGTCCATCAAACCACTTtcaatttgtataaaatttttgtgcatatttaatatttcttttaatatataatatatatatatatataaaagacgtGATTAGAGAATAATTAATATtcatttctatttctatttcatttataatctatcatgtgaatattttaaataattttaaatattcaataattattataaaaatcttttaaactaattagatttttaaatatatatttatctaaattATGAGATATAGATAATACCTTTTATAATTCACATTCTTTAATTGCAAAACTTGATCCGACAAATAGACCAAAGCTCCAGTGAATTTTAATGATAAGTCGAGTTTACATTGGTCGGATATTGCACGTCCCTATTGTTTTTTTGTTGGGTCAGACTAAAAAAAAGAGCCcaacctagctagctacttGTGATATGACTATAGACATAGGTAGGTAGCTCTTTACGTGCAAAATCTAAATAGGATTACTTCGTTTGATACGCTTAATTCACTTTTCATTCATTCCcaatacttttcttttctttattcgttaaaaaagaaaaactatttaCTTTTTTAGCATGTCCATGACTACTAGCCTTCTCTACTAATTAACCTACTCCCTCCGTAGCACTAGGCTTCTCTGCTATCTGCATGACAATTTCGATATTTCGACTGCGTAAATACTgtacgcttttttttttttttttaaacattacaCTGGCTAATCTTTTGAAAGTAGAGAGTAGTCTTGTTAGCTTGATCTTTTCGAAACAAGATGTTGGATTTACGTGAGATTGTAAACGCGCCAGTTTTGGTttttgggggtgggggggggggggggggggaggtggTACGTACGTAGTTCGAAATATAAGgattaagaaattattagaaTATGGGGGAGTGGGGTTATATGCATGTTGCATGCCTAGTATTCCATGGAAGAAGGGGAAACGATTAGTTAAGCTGCAAGGACGGGTACAGGAAAGTTGATGGTGAATCTGAAGCCGACCCTATGCTCTGTGGAGTTATCTAAAGCACTttaaaggggagagagagagagagagagagagagagagagagaatctttGGTGGGACGGATATGTAACCAATGCTGTTGGATTGTTGCTGCTTGTGTTTCCATCGCTTCCAATGAACAATGTAGATTGTAGATTTGTAGTAGTGTGAGTAAGCAGTTGTTTTTGTGTTTAGGGAAAgaacccccccaaaaaaaaagaatcaacaaGGCAGTCGTAGGTACTACAGTACACTGGCTGAGACTGGAGAGTGGAGATAAGTATTATTATGTATTattatgtcatatatatatatatatatatatgtatatatcttgCTGCTGCCTTTTTCCTTAGTTAAATTTTATCCAACACCCAACACCACCTTTCCTTCTGACTTCCCTGACGTCCCACCACTGTCCCCCCCCACCACTCTCCTTACTCCTTTGCTTTCCCATAATTAAACATCAGTACCCACCATCTCTCTCTGTGTGGCCTTTTCCGTttccttattctttttttttttctttagctgtGTCCTTTCATTCAACCTCCATTAATTGTGTAATGGTCATGGGATATAATCAGCCATACAGAAAGCACAACTGAACCAGATGTCTAAACTTTCAAAACAGTACAATAAATCCATGAACTTTGCAATTCCGCTTCTTGATCTCCATGACGGTACGGTGCTTATGTCCTTTTTATAAGTCCCTCTTGTTTATCTTATGAAAAATACAACTAGCAGTAAGTGGATTGGTTTTCTGGCTTTTGGTTTTCTCTGGTTGTGGTGTTCTAGTGTAAGCGTAGGCTTCTGCAAAGGACAACTACTGTAATCTGTGCTTATCCATATATACATATGTGGGTGTGCACATATGTATATTTGTCTAAACCTGTAATCTGtggtctctctttctctgtctcTGCGAGCTTTCGACAAgcgtttttaattttatatatgggCTAATTAGCTTTTAAATGTTTGCCATTCATAAAGTTGGATATGTTCGTTTACTGTGGAAAAGTGAGATCCATTTCCAGAAAATTTGCAGGATGAAGATGAAATAAGACGTTGCTGCATGCAGTTCTCTAAGTCCAGGTCTTGGAGTTTCGTATTTTCAgcgagtgttttttttttatgtctcgGGCCTTTCCTTGTGCCTTTTTGCCCTCTGTTTCTTTTGCTCggataaaaaaaggaaaaaatagtgTTTAGGCTGGCTTGTAAAATTCTGTCACCGTCCAAGAATTGAATTCCGAGTCTCCCTTATTCTATTAGATCTTCCACACCGGTTGATCTTTAACTCAAAAAAGACCCAAATATGTAGACTTAGGTTAATTTGACATTGGTTAGGCAGAACATCGAATTTCACATGGCTCGTGTGATTTTGATGTGCCTCTTTTTTCTTGTCCTTCTCGTTCTTCCCGATAGCTTGTACCAACTCCTTTTGGGAATCATAATTTTACACGATCGATCTATGACATATGCTTTGTGATAATTTCCTCCCTCAACTAGGATTAAGATATGCCTGAACTCGTTTGTATATATTCTCTACTTATCCTCGTGGATTCTTTGAATCTAAATTGCCCATATCCCTTCCTCTCTTATCATTGGGTGCATTTCGTTTCTGGCCTTAGTTTCCAGTTATAGCTCTCGTTCAGTAGTTATGTAACTACGATCACTATCTGAGTCATAGAGGTTAATTCTCTTGGTTATCATACCATATTCCTGTGAGAAAGTGTTTGTTGACATTGTTGTCCCATTGTTTTGGGAATGGGACAACAATGTTCTCTGTATCTGCTGCACACACTTGCTCAGACACCCATTCATATTCTTAAAAGGATGTTTATGCAAGTTGTCCATTGCTAACGCAATTGTTATAtgatagccttttttttttctttttcctgtaaGTATAAAGAAAATTGTCATATGATAGTAATACTGACTAAATATTTACACTTCAATCTTTTCTTAAATCTAAGGCCTTATCATATCAATAGGTATATTTTGTCCATCGATTATTTTGCGGATACATACATCTCTTCTCATATACTTAAAGGACTATATATGTTTtgggaaaatttaaaataacatataagatTCCTTTCAAACTTGATGGCACAGCCACAACACTTGGAAGGAATACCCAGTGAACATTTTGTTCCCTTGgttatcatttccaagaagagaacgATTGAAAAGTAGTTCCTTTagtgaaaagaaatgaacttATTGGATTGCTCTCAAATTGTGTGAtttcatatataaatcaaatcagaTGGAAAGTGCAAACAATGGCACATAAACAATCAAACATGTTCTTCCTTATCTATGGTTTACATAATGTGAACATGTCCTACTTTCTCCATTCTTGGTATCCTGGGAGAGGTAGAGTTAGTTTCAACTTTTATGCCCAATCTCCAACAAAATGTGATGGAAGACTTTGTTTgagctttcatttttttttttttttttaagtctcatTCCCGTTCTTTCAGATTTTAAGAAGGGCAAAGTTGCTTCCTTTAAGAGGACTTTAATTGAGATTGAAGAAATCCTTGAAGTAAAATGTTAAGTCTGTCTTTTGAAGCTTAACATGAAAGGCTTGCAAAACACAGGTTGTATGCCTTGAGGCTTCTTCTTAGGTTTCAGACAAAATCACTGTTTGGTTTTTACTTCACAGGCTGCCCTAGACAGCATTGGAGAAGAGGAAGATCCACTAGCATTAATGCATCCTTTTCCTCCTTTTCTTCTTGGTGGAAATTGTAAAAATGTTTGATACTTTGCAAATGCTTGAGATATTGTAGGGCCAAACGGTTGACAGAGTTGAGACTTCCTTCGAAGCATACAATAGATTATAGAAAACAGCGTGCAGAGAAGACTAGTTCAATTCTAAACAATGCTGCTtctgatataaatatataattttgaagaTTCCCATTACAGAAATGTTGGATTGTACTTGTCACTAGACTTTGATTGTGCCTTTTTGGAATTAAGGGattctgttctctctctctctctctatctctcaggTCCTCTAGATATCTTGAAATGCAGAGTGGCTCAACCTGTTTGTTGTAAATCCAGGATGTAAAATAGCTTCTCAGCCTACCACGCAGCCCAACAATGAAACCTGCCTTTGACCTTGAAGTAATGGCCTCTTGGGAAAATGATTCTGAAGTTAGCAGCCAAGTAGCTTCCAACAAATCCTTCTCCTCTGCTGGTCTCTGCAAAAGCAGCCTCGTCAACTCTTCCCAACTCACAAATCTACTGGTGACTAAATCAGAGTTAGAGCCAGTCGCACTTGACTTAACTCTCAGCTTCTACACTGATGATCTAGTGGGAAAGGATTCCGCAGGACTCTCACTGTCAAGCACAAGCGAGAGCAGCAATGAGCCCGCATCCCATACAACAACAGCTGCCATCCCTCGAGTCTTTTCTTGCAATTACTGTCAACGCAAGTTCTTCAGCTCGCAGGCTCTTGGCGGCCACCAGAATGCACACAAGAGGGAAAGAACACTGGCAAAGCGGGCTATGAGAATGGGTGTTTTCTCTGAGAGATATGCCAGCCTAGCATCTCTGCCTCTGCATGGATCTCCATTCAGGTCACTAGGAATCAAGGCACACGGTTCTGCACATTATGAATTTGTGCCATCAGTGAGGTCCCCTGAGATCAGAAACACCGCAAAGTTTCAACATGGCTATTTGGGTATGCCCATTTTCGTGGAGGATGATGAGGCAGAGCTGTTGTGGCCTGGAAGTTTCCATCAGGCTGCTGAGGCAGGTAACCCACATCAGAGTTTCGTACTGACTGAAAGCTCAGACACAAATTTCGTAGAGGTGACTCCACAAGTGAACATAGATAACTCCATACCCGATCTCACATTGAAACTTTGAGAGGGTTGGTTGCTTTTTTAGTATCTCACTTGTGTTATCTTTCTGTATAGTGAGGTGTGCCTCGCCAAATGACCGCCAAGCTTTTGTTGTGATAGatattttctttctcctttggTTACCCAAGTCTTCGCTTTGATATTCTACTTGGAATGTTTGTCATTGTATAAGAGCTTCTCATGGAATATGGATAATGTGTTGCTCCTATATATGCTTGTTGTGACACGTATCATCTTCTGTACTCTCATTCTACCATTACATTCCACATCATTAAAAACTCGTGTTTACTTGTACAATTTAATAGTAATGTCACCTTATGATAGGTTGATGGTATTCCTTCATCTATACTTCGAGATTATCTAATAATTAGCTATACCTGTAAGAACAATATGCGTCTTCCTGTAACCTTGGTGTTCGATTTTCTAGTAGGTTCTTACTAGTTTAGCTAACATGTGGTCCAAAATCTGATGCATCTAAGACTATAATTCTATGAATGAGGTGTCAATGGGAAAAATCCATCAAGAATCTCATGCTAGCGATGACATGGCTGGGACACCTCCACAAGGAATGACTAACTACATATGGCATGAGAGCAtggtatgatatatatatggatgCAAAAACCTTAattagggaaaagaaaaagaagaatacaaACACCAAAACGTTTGTTTATTCAAAGCTGTTGATACTTTGGGCCAATGAATAGctaaatttaataaatgaggCCGTTCAAATATCGAAGGCCCCAAGACCTGATCATCTCAAGCTAAAAGGACCTACTAGCAAATGCACATGGCACTTACAAATCCAGGTAAGTTTTGCTACACATAGGTCGGCTTATATGATACTTGTCTGGTAGAACTCGttacaattttaaaaagagaaatgatacttaCAGTTGTAAATATACAGGCAttatacaatcattttgaaaaaagtgaatgaatacaaaatttacataaaaagatattaactttttaatagtagactctactcttttttaaagctaCTGCATGACACTTACCCACTTCATAATTGTATGCATCATTATTTTTGGTACATCTCTAATACAAGTTAACTCACTCTTGTATTACTCGGCTAGTACAAAATACACAAGCCTTTTAATAGAGATCCTCTTCAATTGTTTTATCGAAGTGGATGGTCAGATTATAAAGAGATAAATACATCATGTacgtttaatattatttatatagaatttttagaCCCTACACATTTTAATATTGTATCTATATCTCTCTCATTTCAATTTGCAAACTCCTCTCCGTGAAGAACCTTTTTGCTTTTAAATCTGCCTGTTTTGTATTTTGAACTCTGGACAACGTCTAATTAGAAAGTCTATGGACTGGGCTTGCTTGGGGAAGTCTCATTTTCTTATTCTGACTTCCCCAAGTAGCCCACAAATAAATGTAATCACATACGAGCTAAACGGGCTCAAAGCCCAAATATTTTGAAGTCGCATATATGTTGGACATCTGATTTTGCACCGAAACGGGTTAAAACAACATCAATCTAGATtgaataatgctagatgcagTTATACCTTGTGTAATTCGTcgcacatttttttaaaaaaatagtagagttcatcacttttttcaaaaataatggtCGACATTTGCGCACTCTATGGCtacaatataatttatttctcgCATTTGAAAACAGCCAAACCGGACCACTTCTTCGTGTAGAGAAGAGATTTAGAGTCTTTCTCCACACTTGTCATGAAAAAGACCGATCATGTTGGCTGGTCAAAAAACCCCATGTAATGCTCTTTAATGTCGTCCTCGACCTAACAAACGTACATGATCATGAAGACCATTACAGGTGGCGACTTTTGAACTAGAGTACTGGTACCATCAAATATTGCACATAGATCATAGCTAGAACTCTCCAGTAAACGTTATCcaggaagaaaagaaattgaaatacaCTTTAGCCTATCTATCTAGTAAGGATTTCGTAGGGGGGTAGCGTGCAGCTAGATATATGTGTTTTTGGCCCACTTATTACTGGGTCTGGCTCTGCGGCCTGATGATGATCTGTTCTCTGGATTGGTCCCCAATATTATCTTTAAAGGTCATCGATCACGTAGAAAAATCTTCTACACAAGTCTAGcagtactatatattttattcctttcctttcttgaGGATAAGAGAATTACAAGTGATGTTGTGTAATCTAGAAGATGATCTATCAATTTGATATTCAAAGGCCACCACGTACGTCGTACGAGTATTGACTTCCTTGTAATTAGGCCTTATAATGTTATTTGACAAATAGAAAAGCCACTGCGCGCATTCCAGCTTGACTACAATTTCCTTCCTAGCTCAGATGTTACTGTTTTCCCGTCTGAAGAATACTTTAAAACGATTGCAACAATTTGACAAGAAAATGTTTTGTCATTTTGTATTACTGTAATTATCCAACTCATTTGGAGGAATAAGGATTGTGATCATACTTCGTACGGTATTGAGTAGGATcacattatttgaaaattagaaATTCTTGTTTCTTATAATAATGAATATTCTAGCGACACTCCAATTATACCTATAAacattttggagtataagctAGCACATATGTGAGTTAGGTTTAGGTTTAGGTCTAGGTGTAGCTTGTACCTCCTC
The genomic region above belongs to Carya illinoinensis cultivar Pawnee chromosome 4, C.illinoinensisPawnee_v1, whole genome shotgun sequence and contains:
- the LOC122308131 gene encoding zinc finger protein 4-like translates to MKPAFDLEVMASWENDSEVSSQVASNKSFSSAGLCKSSLVNSSQLTNLLVTKSELEPVALDLTLSFYTDDLVGKDSAGLSLSSTSESSNEPASHTTTAAIPRVFSCNYCQRKFFSSQALGGHQNAHKRERTLAKRAMRMGVFSERYASLASLPLHGSPFRSLGIKAHGSAHYEFVPSVRSPEIRNTAKFQHGYLGMPIFVEDDEAELLWPGSFHQAAEAGNPHQSFVLTESSDTNFVEVTPQVNIDNSIPDLTLKL